TTGGGTTTAAGGAGAACGATCAAGTGGAATGGAAAATGCCTGCAGGCCTCAAAAAGTATAAAATAATAAAGGTTAACTAAACTACAGCCGGTAAGGACAACAAGATAGCACAGTACAGGCTTCGCGTGCTATCTTTTGTTTACCTTAAAGGATATTTCTTTCTTAAGCTTATTTTATTCAGCCAGCAACCAAACCTTTTGTATCAACTTTGCTTCTTCGCCTGCTTGGTCGTCTAAGACTAATGCCTTTTCTTCCGACGACAAATACTTTATCCCGGCCAATCCAAAATATTCGCCATATGGGATAGGTACACCTTCCTGAACATGTTTAACTAAAAATTGCTTAATCTCAGGATATGTCAATTTTTCAATTTCATCAAATAGCTCATCATCATTAAAATAACGGTCTTTACCGAAACGTATGCCCAAATCATGTGTTAAATCCTTTAAACCGTATCCTCCCTCCGACAAATGTAACAAGTAAACATCCAAGCAGGCAGCAATTAACGCTCCTTTTTGATAAACATTCCCGTATTGACCGGCATGTATTGAAGCGGCGTGGGCACTTAACTGCGTAAAAGACAAACTATCGTCATAACTTTCTCTCGAATCGACAATTTTGTCAGACAGTTTATCAAGGAATTGTTGAACCGTATTCAATCCATTTTTTACCTGCACGTGATGAGCTGTGTATTCTGTAGTTCCCTCATATAACCAAAGATGCTTAGATAATACCGCCTCATCATAGTTAAACTCCTTCACTTCTTTGGAGGCAATGTTCAACGGTGTGATGATATGAAAGAACTCATGGGAAGATACGTCTACCACAATATTTTTTAGCTTCTCGGCAGGGAGTTCCGGAAGATAGTAAAAAGAGGAAGTAGTATGTTCAAGTGCACCTCCCAATCCGGGCGGAAAAGATTGTTCCACTGCCGGGTCTTTAAAATAATAAAGAAATGCATAACGATCGGCCGGCAATTTGCCTCCTAAATATTTTCTCGCGCCTTTGAGTAAGTCGGCCAGCCACTCGGCTATTTCCGATGCTCGCATTAACTGATTGGGTGAATACACAGACACCAATACTTCGCAGTTTCCAACTTGTATTTTCGCTGTATCCGCTATGCCATACATAATAGGAGTGTCATATAATTCATCCAGATGTTCCATCTTAAAGACATCCTGCCCAGCATTGCTGGAAACGGGAACACCGCTAGAAGAAGCATGGAAATTAGCAGGCTTTTCAAAAGTCAGCTCAAAAGGCAGCTTGCTTTTTCCCTCCAAATAACCGAAGATACCTGGCGAATGTATCACGATATTTTGCGCTTCAATATTGGTAGCAGCCATTGGATATATTTCATGTGGTATCTCAGTATCAAATATATCTTCTACAACATAGGTGATTTTATTAAGCCGCTTTGCCCTCTTTATCTCCCATTGATTTTCGTTCAATTGTTTTACCTGTAGTTTTTTGCCCTTCTTATCGTAAGCCGCTAAATCGGTCACGAATTTGCCATAATCACTGATAGCATAAGTACCGGGAATAATCTTCGGTAACGCAAAAACAGCCTTTTTTTCTGTCAAATTTGGTGTAAGTAACGTTACGGAGAGCTTATCGTTCTGGATATTTTTAAGGTCAACCGAATATCGATAGCCTTGTGCCAACAAAAGATTGTTAAAAATATGCAGTAAGAGTAATATTAGTAATGTTCGTTTCATCAGAATAATATTTTTTTTGCAAAATAGCTGTTTTAAAATAGACTGCAGCTTCCTCCAATTGTTACAGTACAACTGGCATAACAAAGATGAAAAACAGTGTTGTTCATTTTCGTTCATTTACTGGTTTCGCTTTAGCAAACCCAATTGTTTAATTAAATTGCCGTTAGCTTTCATTTACAATAACCTTAATCGGACAATGGATTATAATTGCCTAGACTGCAAACGCACGCTCATCGGCCGATCAGACAAAAAATTCTGCAATGATGCGTGCAGAAGTAATTATAATAATAAGCGAAATTACATACAGCATCGGCACATTCGATCAGTAAATAGTATTTTGAAGAAAAACAGGAATATATTAGCCGCTTTAAACCCTTATGGCAAAAAAGTAGTAGCAAAAGAAAAACTACTTGAAAACGGCTTCAACTTCCATTATTTTACCAACTTACTGGAGACTTCAAAAGGTCGTGTCTATTTCTTCTGTTATGAATATGGATACCTAATCATTGACGACCAGGAAGTACTCCTCGTTGTGCAAAACAGTCGCTATTAATTAGCTGTTTTGTTGTTATGATTATCTATCTGTTCCGCAGCAGCAGCGACACCGGCTGCAGCAACAACAGCACCCGCTACCGCCAACCCTTTGCCCTTCGTCTTCTTTACGAAGAAGGTATCACCGCGCTTATTCCTATAATTCAGCAAATTATCTGGATTAACTGTTGTTTTAATCAATTCAGACACAAAGAAATCTTCGGCAAAGGTCATTGTCCTAGGTTTCTCCGTGGCCTCATCAAGTACATACAGCGTTAAGTAACTTTTAAATGCCAGTGGCGTACTTGCATCTGTGTAGTTCTTATGATTAATCCTGGCCAAGGTGCCGTCAAATTTTGCGAGATCAGCTTTCGTGTAAGCACTGTCGGCGACATCCTGGTGAAATGATGGTGATATTTGTAATTGTGTCTTCTCGATGGTAGCATGTGGTGGAATAAAACTTAAACCTTTCGGCAATTTAGCGGTAGCATCAATTGTACCGATCCCACGCGATGTACGCCAATTGTTAAATGTTCTATAGCTGGTTTCCACATTCCTCGTCACTCCACTGATGGCCACTTCATCACCCATATAACTAACGGCCTGACCGTCTACTATCAACGCCGAGCGTTGCCAATCAATGTATAAAGGTTCCTCCAATTTATTGTAAACCGCAATACTTACCGGCGCATGCTCTCCAAAAAAATTATACGATACCATCACCGAGTCGTTTTCAAATATAAAGACACCCGTCTCCGCATCCTTCTTGATATCTACACTATCTAAAGTACTCACATAATAGGTAGAGCAAGAGGAAAATACGACAGCAAAAAGCAATAATAATGATACATACTTATTCATACATTCTAGATTTTCATAAATATAATTAATTATATTTGAATACACCATTTCAGGTAAATAACGCGACAAATTTATTACCGTTAATTGCTTAATATTCACAATAAAATGACGATCCGTTATATCTATAGTTTAATTTTCTCCGCGCTTTCCATATTAACCGTATTGATCAACCAAACCTTTGCACAACAATTAGCTATTGACACCACCGTACGGGAACTGCCGTCGGCAACAGTTAGCGCATATCTGAGTACGCAACCCTATCTCCATATTACTAGCTCTATCGGCTTAATAGACACCGGCTTATTAAAATTACAGCAAGGGAATACCTTACTCCCATCACTGAACACCATACCTGGCGTACGCATGGAAGAACGCTCTCCCGGCAGCTATCGTTTATCTATTCGCGGAAGTTTATTGCGCTCACCTTTTGGCATCAGAAATGTTAAGACATATTTTGATGAGATCCCACTTACGGATGCTGGGGGAAACACCTATCTTAACTTACTTGACCCCTCCGCATTGCAAAGCCTCACTGTTTTAAAAGGACCTGACGGAAGTTTATTTGGTGCCAACTCAGGCGGTGTCGTACTTATTAATCCTAACATTAGCAGTCAAACGGGTCTAAATATCACCAGTAGTGGCGGCTCCTATGGGCTGTATCACCAACAGTTAAGTGGAAATTTTGTGGTCAACCCAAAATATCATTTCAGCATGAACTATGCTTTTCAACGTGCCGATGGATACCGGGAGAATACCTCCAGTAAACGCCACTATTTTCAAACAGTGCAACGCTATAGATATACAAATAACAGCGAGTTACGTCTAGTAGGCTTTTATTCTAACATGGATTACCGAACACCGGGAGGGCTTACTGAAAGTCAGTTCCTGGAAAACCCCCGGCAGGCACGTCCAGCTGCCGGCCCTATTCCAGGAGCGGTGGAACAAAGGGCAGGTATTTATAATAAAACGCTACAAGGTGGATTAATACACGAAGCTGCCCTAAGCAACTCATTTAAACATGTAGTGTCTATTTTCGGCTCGTATACCGACTTCACCAATCCTTTTATAACGAATTACGAAAATCGCTATGAAAACAATATGGGTTTCAGGAGCTATCTAAGTTATGAAAAAAACCAAAATCAGCATTTCATGTGGACGGCCCATGCAGGTATAGAATGGCAAAAGGGCAACGCAGATATACTAAATTACGATAACAATCAGGGCACTAAGGGGAATGAACAGGCCGGCGACGCTTTAAAAAACGATCAACACTTCTATTTTGTCAGGTTTCGGGGAGAAGTGAACCGTCGCTTAAATATAGAAACTGCCTTGAGTTTAAATTACTATCATTACGCCTATAAAAACTTATTTCCCGAGACCAGCGATTATCAGAAAGTATCTTTTAGTCCAGCCTGGATGCCGCGCTTCGCCTTATCTTACACCATTAATTCCAACAGCAGCTGGCGTTTATCCTCCGGAAGAGGTTTCTCTCCGGGCTCAGCTGCCGAAGTTAGGTCTTCAGACAATATTATCAATACTGCTCTCCGGCCGGAAACTGGCTGGAATCATGAAACCGGCTTCCGCTGGCAGAGCAATGGGAATAGGTTTCAGGCCGATGCGTCTGTATTTTTGTACCGCATGCAAGACGCTATCGTAAGATTAGTAAATGACGACGGCGCGGAATTTTTTACAAATGCCGGTGGGGTCCGACAACGTGGTTTGGAAGCCGCTCTAAGTGCTTGGATCATCCAACCTCGTAAACATACCTTGATAAACGGACTTCGTATTTCAAGTAACATCACTTGGAGCCATTTTAGATTCAGCAATTACATAGACAATAATAACGATTACTCTGGCAATAAGCTCACTGGGGTACCCGGAGAGGTTGTTGTTAGTAGCATACATACCTTATTCCCAAAAAAAATCAGTTTTTACCTTCAACATAATTATACCGCACGTATTCCATTAAATGATGCCAACACCGCTTTTGCAGACAGCTACCAGCTTTTACAAGGTAAACTGATGTGGGATTGCAAAGTATCAAAAAAGATACTCCTATCTATATTCACCGGTGCCGACAACTTATTGAACCAGCGCTATAGCTTAGGAAACGATATCAATGCCTTCGGAAATAGATTTTTTAATACCGCCATGCCCCGCAATTACTACTTAGGACTTAACCTCAGGATTTAGGTATTTATTGATTAGTTCAGCTACACGTGATGAAGCCCCCGGCTGCCCCATAATTTCCTGCAATTTAACGTAATTATCTAGCATCTGCTGCCTATACGACTTTTTATTAAGCAGTAAATCCAGCTCGTCTGCTATCTCATCATGATTAGCATCCTTCTGAATGAGCTCTTTTACCACTTCCTCATCCATGATCAGGTTTACCAATGAGATGAAGTTCACTTTAATCACTTTTCGTGCTATGGCAATAGATACGGCATTTGCCTTATATACCACAACCTGCGGAACATTTAACAAAGCCGTTTCCAAAGTAGCGGTTCCGCTAGCTACAACGGCCGCTTCGGCCACTTTCAAAAGGTCATAGGTCTGATTAAAGACCACCGGAACTTCAAACCCACCCATAAACTGTCTATAATATGCAGTATCAAAATTGGGTGCACCTGCAATTACAAATTGGTGGCCTGGAAAAAGGCGTGCCACACGCATCATTTCTGACATGAGTTTGCTAATTTCCATCTTTCTACTCCCAGGCAATAAAGCTATAATTGGTTTATCTTGTAATTCATTGGCCTCCTTAAAACCGCTATTAAATGTATGTTTAGCTATGGCATCAAGCAGGGGGTTACCAACAAAATCCACATGCATGCCCCATTCTGCATAAAAATCAACTTCAAAGGGCAATATACAGAACATATGATCAACCACACGCTTGATCCGATTTACCCTGCCGGTATTCCACGCCCAAACCTTTGGCGATATATAGTAGAAAACTTTTATACCATGAGCCTTCGCAAAAGATGCTATTTTTAAGTTGAAGCCAGGGAAATCAATTAAGATCAATGCATCAGGTCGATGTGCGATTAAATCTTCTTTTACCTTCTTCAGGTTTTTAAAGATACTTCTCCAGTTGAAAAGAACTTCAACAAATCCCATAAAAGACATCTGCGAAGTATGTAAAATAGCCTTTTCATTACTTGCATGCTGCATCTTATCACCTCCTACGATACGGAATTTCGCAGTTTTACCCAGTACTTTTAGCGCTTTAATCAAATTAGCTCCGTGTAGATCACCAGAACTCTCTCCTGCTATAAGATAATAATTCATACTTATTTTTATCGCTTCAAAAAATAGTGATGTTTTCTTTAAACACCAGCAATAGGATGATACCCATGAAAGTTATCGCAATAACCCCCCCAGCAGTTTGACTTGCATCTTTTTTATAAAAATAGCGTAACAGTAACAAATTAACGGTCCCTGCTATCATATAAAGAGTAAGCGGTTTATCGGCAAAACGCTCATGTAATACGGTATGTTCTGCAAATAAACAGGCTATGATAGGAGCAATAGCGCCAACAATAATTCCTGCAAACAAATGATTTTTTTTCATCATTTTTCTAACCTTAATTTCTTGCAGTGACTTTAAGACGGTTCCCCATTAACATCCGTTTCCAGCCCTAAACCTTAAATTACGTCAAAAGACCAAGCATTTAACTGTGGAATAGCGTGATGAGCCGTCATATCAAATTGAACAGGCACCAACGAAACAAAACCATTCCTCAAAGCCCAAACGTCAGTATCTTCTCCTCTATCATTTAATACAAATTTACCAGTTAACCAGTAATACGGGCGATGGTAGGGATCTTCTCTTTCCTCAAACTCCTCTGCCCATTTTGCGTCTGCCTGTCTGCAAACCTTCACGCCCTTAATATTTCCCTGGGGGAAGTTAACATTTAACAATGTTCCTTGCTGAATGCTGTTCTTTAATACCTGTTTAGCAATTTCTCTAACATAAGGCCGACATTTATCAAAATCTGCATCAAGTGTATGATCGTCATACGAAAACCCAACCGACGGTATACTTTCTATAGCACCTTCCACCGCGGCAGACATGGTACCACTATATAAAACGTTAATAGAGTTATTGAGACCATGGTTAATTCCAGAAACACACAGGTCTGGTTTTCGTCCTTTAAATATTTTATTTACGGCAAGTTTCACGCAATCTACTGGTGTTCCTGAGCATTTGTACATTTCTACTTCCGGATATATATAAACCGGATCGATACGCAAGGGCTTCCCAATGGTAATCGCATGCCCCATGCCGGATTGCGGACTGTCTGGCGCGACTACGACTACTTTGCCCAGGGTTTGCATTTCTTCCATAAGCACCTTTATGCCGGGGGCTGTTATACCATCATCATTAACTACTAAAATGGTAGGTTTCTGCTTTGTCATGCTGCGAAGTTAAAGGATTTGTCAATTAAAAAGAAAAAGCACTCCGCCATTTTCATGTGGAGTGCCTCATACACGTATAAAAACTTAAAAGCCTACTTACTACAGGCTATTCAACCAATCAACTACTTCATCCCGTGTTTTGCCTGTTTTCTTTTGTAAACGACCAATTAATTCATCTTCTTTTCCCTCTTCGTATAGCAAATCATCATCAGTTAAATCAGCATAACTTTGTTTAGCTTTTCCTTTAACCTCATTCCAAATGCCTTTTAATTTTAAATTGCTCATTTTATCTGTTTTTTAATAAGTAAATATTTTTTATTAGCTACTAGTTAAACAGGAGACAATAAAAATTGTTTGAAGCTTATTTTTTTCTTAATTCTTCAGCTCCTTGTTTTATTTCATCAACCACTTCAGGATCCAATAATGTGGTAATATCGCCTAAATTACTAGTGTCACCTTCGGCAATTTTCCGCAGAATTCGCCTCATTATTTTGCCCGAGCGCGTTTTAGGTAGCCCCTTTACAAATTGAATTTTTTCAGGTTTAGCAATAGCCCCAATAATTCGCGACACTGTTTTATTGATATCTCCACGCATCAAATCTGCATCTTTTTTATGCTCCCCAGCAATTACAAAAGCGTAAATTCCCTGCCCTTTTATGCTGTGCGGGTACCCGACTACAGCAGACTCCACGACATCGCTATGCCTGTTAATAGCATCCTCTACTTCCGCCGTACCTATCCTATGCCCGGAAACATTCAGCACATCGTCTACCCGTCCGGTAATACGATAGTAGCCGTCTTTATCACGCAAACAACCATCGCCGGTAAAATACATGTTCTCGTAGGTTGAAAAATAAGTTTTCTTACAACGCTCGTGATCACCATAAGTAGTACGTAACATCCCCGGCCATGGAAATTTCACACATAGATTACCACTCACATCGTTGCCTTCAATTTCCTTGCCCTGCTCGTCCATCAACGCAAGCTGAATACCAGGTTGCGGAAACATGGCATAGCTCGGTATGGTAGGTGTAATGTTTGCAATTGGGCTGATAATAAAACCACCGGTTTCGGTTTGCCAATAGGTGTCTACTATCGGCGCTTTGCCATGCCCAATTTTTTCATCAAACCATTTCCATGCTTCTTCATTGATAGGTTCCCCTACTGAGCCCAACGTTTTAATGGTACTCAAATCTTTTCCCTCCACAAACTCATCTCCAGCTCCCATCAATGAACGGATTGCTGTAGGTGCGGTATACACGATGTTTACCTTATGTTTTTCCACAATATCCCATAAACGTCCAGCATCGGGGTAAGTAGGTATTCCCTCGAACATCAAAGAGGTCGCCCCCTGCGATAGTGGGCCATAAAGAATATACGAGTGTCCGGTAATCCAGCCTATATCCGCTGTACAAAAATATACATCACCCCGATCATATTGAAAAGTATTGGCAAAGGTATAACCCGTATAGACCATATACCCTCCACAGGTATGTACCACACCTTTCGGGCTACCTGTTGAACCAGAGGTATAAAGAATAAAGAGCATGTCTTCAGCGTCCATCTCTTCTGCCGGAAAATGCGGGTTTCCCTGAGTTTCTACCCTCTTAATTTCATCTTCCCACCACACATCTCTTCCTTTGATCATCGAGACCGACGTACGCGTGCGGGTTAAAACGATGACCTTTTCAACTGATTTACATTGCCCTAAGGCATCATCTACAATATCCTTAAGCTCAATCACCTTGGTACCTCTAAAGCTGCCATCAGCTGTTATAACCAGCTTGCACTGTGCATCATTTATTCTATCGGCGATAGACTGGGCAGAAAAACCGCCAAATACCACGGAATGGATCGCGCCTATGCGGGCACAGGCCAATACAGCAATTGCCAGTTCAGGTACCATAGGTAAGTATATACAAACCCTATCACCTTTTTCAACACCGTTATTCTTCAAAACATTTGAAAACTGCTCTACATTAAACAACAACTGTTTATAACTTAATATTCGATAGCTTTCATTTGGGTCATTTGGCTCCCAAATAATGGCTGGTTTATCCCCCAATTCTGTGATATGTCTATCCAAACAGTTTTCAGTGATATTCAGCTTCCCTCCTTCAAACCATTTTACATCCGGCCCCTTAAAATCCCAGTTTAACACTTTATCCCATTTCTTACGCCATTTAAACTCCTCTGCTACACCTGCCCAAAATTCTTCCGGCCTTTCCACACTTTTCTTATAGGTTTCCTTATAATCTTCAAATGACCTTACTTTTAAATTCATCAGCAATTAATTTAGTTTATTTAGTTGTTATCACCCTTCCTGCAGCTTGCAGTCTGGCTAGCTTTAAATTTGTTAGCTTTAATTTTTCCGCAACCAAGTTAGCAATCTTTAAAAGCCTTTCCAAAAGAAATTCGACAAAATAACGCCCTGTTTATTCATTTAAGCCATTTTATTATTCATAATCCCTCATCATCATATTCCCCTTTCCAAGCAAACCAACCAAAGATCAACAGGCCACCGCTAATAATTGGCATCAGCACAAATGTATAAACAATAGCCGGCACTAAATCTTCCGGATTATCGCTCTTAAACTGCGGTATAGCCTGGCTAACGATGAGGTAATACCCTGC
This Olivibacter sp. SDN3 DNA region includes the following protein-coding sequences:
- a CDS encoding TonB-dependent receptor, whose protein sequence is MTIRYIYSLIFSALSILTVLINQTFAQQLAIDTTVRELPSATVSAYLSTQPYLHITSSIGLIDTGLLKLQQGNTLLPSLNTIPGVRMEERSPGSYRLSIRGSLLRSPFGIRNVKTYFDEIPLTDAGGNTYLNLLDPSALQSLTVLKGPDGSLFGANSGGVVLINPNISSQTGLNITSSGGSYGLYHQQLSGNFVVNPKYHFSMNYAFQRADGYRENTSSKRHYFQTVQRYRYTNNSELRLVGFYSNMDYRTPGGLTESQFLENPRQARPAAGPIPGAVEQRAGIYNKTLQGGLIHEAALSNSFKHVVSIFGSYTDFTNPFITNYENRYENNMGFRSYLSYEKNQNQHFMWTAHAGIEWQKGNADILNYDNNQGTKGNEQAGDALKNDQHFYFVRFRGEVNRRLNIETALSLNYYHYAYKNLFPETSDYQKVSFSPAWMPRFALSYTINSNSSWRLSSGRGFSPGSAAEVRSSDNIINTALRPETGWNHETGFRWQSNGNRFQADASVFLYRMQDAIVRLVNDDGAEFFTNAGGVRQRGLEAALSAWIIQPRKHTLINGLRISSNITWSHFRFSNYIDNNNDYSGNKLTGVPGEVVVSSIHTLFPKKISFYLQHNYTARIPLNDANTAFADSYQLLQGKLMWDCKVSKKILLSIFTGADNLLNQRYSLGNDINAFGNRFFNTAMPRNYYLGLNLRI
- a CDS encoding CsbD family protein, whose translation is MSNLKLKGIWNEVKGKAKQSYADLTDDDLLYEEGKEDELIGRLQKKTGKTRDEVVDWLNSL
- the surE gene encoding 5'/3'-nucleotidase SurE, producing the protein MTKQKPTILVVNDDGITAPGIKVLMEEMQTLGKVVVVAPDSPQSGMGHAITIGKPLRIDPVYIYPEVEMYKCSGTPVDCVKLAVNKIFKGRKPDLCVSGINHGLNNSINVLYSGTMSAAVEGAIESIPSVGFSYDDHTLDADFDKCRPYVREIAKQVLKNSIQQGTLLNVNFPQGNIKGVKVCRQADAKWAEEFEEREDPYHRPYYWLTGKFVLNDRGEDTDVWALRNGFVSLVPVQFDMTAHHAIPQLNAWSFDVI
- a CDS encoding DUF6814 family protein → MDLLKKYLGILWMLLGIVAGYYLIVSQAIPQFKSDNPEDLVPAIVYTFVLMPIISGGLLIFGWFAWKGEYDDEGL
- the lpxB gene encoding lipid-A-disaccharide synthase, with translation MNYYLIAGESSGDLHGANLIKALKVLGKTAKFRIVGGDKMQHASNEKAILHTSQMSFMGFVEVLFNWRSIFKNLKKVKEDLIAHRPDALILIDFPGFNLKIASFAKAHGIKVFYYISPKVWAWNTGRVNRIKRVVDHMFCILPFEVDFYAEWGMHVDFVGNPLLDAIAKHTFNSGFKEANELQDKPIIALLPGSRKMEISKLMSEMMRVARLFPGHQFVIAGAPNFDTAYYRQFMGGFEVPVVFNQTYDLLKVAEAAVVASGTATLETALLNVPQVVVYKANAVSIAIARKVIKVNFISLVNLIMDEEVVKELIQKDANHDEIADELDLLLNKKSYRQQMLDNYVKLQEIMGQPGASSRVAELINKYLNPEVKS
- the acs gene encoding acetate--CoA ligase: MNLKVRSFEDYKETYKKSVERPEEFWAGVAEEFKWRKKWDKVLNWDFKGPDVKWFEGGKLNITENCLDRHITELGDKPAIIWEPNDPNESYRILSYKQLLFNVEQFSNVLKNNGVEKGDRVCIYLPMVPELAIAVLACARIGAIHSVVFGGFSAQSIADRINDAQCKLVITADGSFRGTKVIELKDIVDDALGQCKSVEKVIVLTRTRTSVSMIKGRDVWWEDEIKRVETQGNPHFPAEEMDAEDMLFILYTSGSTGSPKGVVHTCGGYMVYTGYTFANTFQYDRGDVYFCTADIGWITGHSYILYGPLSQGATSLMFEGIPTYPDAGRLWDIVEKHKVNIVYTAPTAIRSLMGAGDEFVEGKDLSTIKTLGSVGEPINEEAWKWFDEKIGHGKAPIVDTYWQTETGGFIISPIANITPTIPSYAMFPQPGIQLALMDEQGKEIEGNDVSGNLCVKFPWPGMLRTTYGDHERCKKTYFSTYENMYFTGDGCLRDKDGYYRITGRVDDVLNVSGHRIGTAEVEDAINRHSDVVESAVVGYPHSIKGQGIYAFVIAGEHKKDADLMRGDINKTVSRIIGAIAKPEKIQFVKGLPKTRSGKIMRRILRKIAEGDTSNLGDITTLLDPEVVDEIKQGAEELRKK
- a CDS encoding peptidase M61, encoding MKRTLLILLLLHIFNNLLLAQGYRYSVDLKNIQNDKLSVTLLTPNLTEKKAVFALPKIIPGTYAISDYGKFVTDLAAYDKKGKKLQVKQLNENQWEIKRAKRLNKITYVVEDIFDTEIPHEIYPMAATNIEAQNIVIHSPGIFGYLEGKSKLPFELTFEKPANFHASSSGVPVSSNAGQDVFKMEHLDELYDTPIMYGIADTAKIQVGNCEVLVSVYSPNQLMRASEIAEWLADLLKGARKYLGGKLPADRYAFLYYFKDPAVEQSFPPGLGGALEHTTSSFYYLPELPAEKLKNIVVDVSSHEFFHIITPLNIASKEVKEFNYDEAVLSKHLWLYEGTTEYTAHHVQVKNGLNTVQQFLDKLSDKIVDSRESYDDSLSFTQLSAHAASIHAGQYGNVYQKGALIAACLDVYLLHLSEGGYGLKDLTHDLGIRFGKDRYFNDDELFDEIEKLTYPEIKQFLVKHVQEGVPIPYGEYFGLAGIKYLSSEEKALVLDDQAGEEAKLIQKVWLLAE